CGAGGATGGCAATAAAGGTACCCATTTCCACCAGCGCATTGCCACCCACCAATTCATCTTGTTTCAGGTGTTGCGGCAACAATGCAAACTTCACCGGGCCGAAAATGGCTGATTGCAAACCCATTAAAAACAGCAACGCCATCAAACCCCAGACGTTCCCGGCCAGAATTGACACCGCAGCCAGCGACATAATTACCAGCTCTAGTGCCTTGGTCCAACGAATCAGTTGCGACTTTTCCATCTTGTCGGCAATTTGTCCGGCCACCGGAGAAAACAGAAAAAATGGCAGAATAAAAATACCCGCGGCCAGGTTCGTCAATAGCGCACTGTCTTCATTGCTGGCAATGCCACCAAAGGCAATCATCAGCAATAAGGCATTTTTATACAGATTATCGTTAAACGCGCCCAATGCCTGGGTTAGAAAATACGGTAAAAAACGGCGTTTCGATAACAGCGAAAACTGACTGTGTTCACTCATAAAGGGTTCCTTTTTACTGTGTCCTTGTTAAACATCCACCTGGTTCGACCAGGCCATAACGTAGTTACGAATTAACGATTCAACCATAGCACCGGCATCCGTCAGGCTATCCGCGAATAATTTATCATCCAGCGACAAACTGCATACGCCGTGGACCGATGCCCAGATGGTGCGTGCCGCTTGCTGCACCGCAGCAACATCGGTCTGTGGCGCAACCTCAGTCAATGCCTGTTCAACCGTGCGGAACAGGCCATCAATTCTTTGTTGCTGCCAGTCTGGCACTTCTTCGTCTTCTGGCAATCTGTGCTCGAACAACAACTGCCACAGATACCGATTCTGCTCGGCAAACTGCAGGTAACTCTGACCATAGGCGAGTAGCCGGGTTAAGGGTTGCTGGTCGTTTTTATGCGGTTTATTGCCAGTCTGCTTATGATCATTCTTTTCAGAATCTGACTTGAGCGTCAGCCGCGCCGACAGGCTATCTAATGTCGCCGCATTGACACTGAGCAACAGCTGATCGTAGCTGCCAAACACATTAATCAGCGTGCCTGGCGAATAACCAATGCGCCGAGCCAGTTTGCGCAGGCTCATATTACCCAGTGGCTGTTCTGCCAGATGCTGCTGCAGTGCTGCAATCGCCAATGCCTGAATCTGCTCGTGGGTGTGGTCTTTTCTGCGTGCCATATCGTTTGATTTATAAGAAGCGGGTTATTGAATGCAGACAGTATAGTGAACGGCGTTTAAAATTCTAGCTTTATTTTGAACACTGTTTATAATAATTCCGAATTGAGTCGTTGTAGCCCAACAAACTTCGCCATGGCGAACATCAGAAACACGAGGTATTCACATGAGATTGAACAGCGTAAAAGCACAGCACCGATATAACCTTGTTCCGCGTATTCGTCGCTATAGCCTGGGGCTGGGTTCGTTGGCTATTGTGTGCGCAAGCGGCAGTCAGTTGGCGCTGGCGTTATTAGCGAGCCTATATTGTCTGCGTAGGATGCGTGCTTTCCGCAGTATCATGAGCTAACCAGCAAGGAGGCTGTTATGAAGATCACCCGTCAACAGTTAACCAATGCCGCCAGCGCGAATATCATTTCGATGCAACAGGCGGATGACCTTTATCGGTTCCTGCAAACACAGGACCCAAACAACGCACGCTTCAGTTTTACCCATGTGCTGTATTACCTCGGAGGCCTTGTCGCCATTGGTGCGATGACCTTATTTATGAATCTGGGATGGGAGACCTTTGGGGGTGCGGGCATTGTATGTATCTCGTTACTTTATGCCGCGGTAGGATTGTTATTCAGCCAGAAGTTTGCTGCCCGAAACCTGCATATCCCGGCCGCTATCTGCGCCACCTTTGTCGTTTGCTTAACGCCAATGGCGATCTACGGCATACAACAATGGCTCGGTATCTGGCCAGACGACAGTGTATATCGTGACTATCACAGATACGTGCAATGGCACTGGCTGTATATGGAGCTGGGCACCCTGGTGGTGGGGTGTGCCATCGCCTGGCACTATAAATACCCGTTCCTGATGATGCCAATAGCCGTGACGCTCTGGTATATGAGTATGGATATCACTGCGATGTTAACCGGTGGTGACTATGACTGGGAACTGCGCAAACTGGTATCGATGCACAGCGGCCTGCTGATGATCGGCTTAGCTTTCTGGGTTGATATCCGTTCACGTCACCGTGCTGATTATGCGTTCTGGATGTATATCTTCGGCGTACTGGCTTTCTGGGGTGGTTTGTCGTTGCAACATTCAGACAGCGAGTTATCAAGATTGCTGTATTTCGGTATTAATTTGCTGATGATTTTCACCGGAGTATTGATCGTTCGTCGCGTATTTGTCGTATTGGGTGCCATTGGTAGCTGTATTTACCTGGGTCATCTGGCATCAACCGTGTTCCGCGACAGCTGGTTGTTCCCGGTTTCACTGACAGCCATTGGTTTGGGCATTATTTATCTCGGTGTGTTGTGGCAAAAATATGAACACTCTATCGCAATCCGTGCTCAACAGTTTCTGCCAAACTCTGTGCAGGAATTATTAGCCAACCGGAACTGACAACCCGGATTAGCAATGGTAGCCTTGGCTACCTTTTTTATCCGACGGGTAGCCGTCATTATCTGACCTATTGAGCATTATCGATGA
The Saccharospirillaceae bacterium genome window above contains:
- a CDS encoding DUF2157 domain-containing protein — encoded protein: MKITRQQLTNAASANIISMQQADDLYRFLQTQDPNNARFSFTHVLYYLGGLVAIGAMTLFMNLGWETFGGAGIVCISLLYAAVGLLFSQKFAARNLHIPAAICATFVVCLTPMAIYGIQQWLGIWPDDSVYRDYHRYVQWHWLYMELGTLVVGCAIAWHYKYPFLMMPIAVTLWYMSMDITAMLTGGDYDWELRKLVSMHSGLLMIGLAFWVDIRSRHRADYAFWMYIFGVLAFWGGLSLQHSDSELSRLLYFGINLLMIFTGVLIVRRVFVVLGAIGSCIYLGHLASTVFRDSWLFPVSLTAIGLGIIYLGVLWQKYEHSIAIRAQQFLPNSVQELLANRN
- a CDS encoding TetR/AcrR family transcriptional regulator, encoding MARRKDHTHEQIQALAIAALQQHLAEQPLGNMSLRKLARRIGYSPGTLINVFGSYDQLLLSVNAATLDSLSARLTLKSDSEKNDHKQTGNKPHKNDQQPLTRLLAYGQSYLQFAEQNRYLWQLLFEHRLPEDEEVPDWQQQRIDGLFRTVEQALTEVAPQTDVAAVQQAARTIWASVHGVCSLSLDDKLFADSLTDAGAMVESLIRNYVMAWSNQVDV